One genomic segment of Centropristis striata isolate RG_2023a ecotype Rhode Island chromosome 13, C.striata_1.0, whole genome shotgun sequence includes these proteins:
- the drg2 gene encoding developmentally-regulated GTP-binding protein 2: protein MGILEKIAEIEREIARTQKNKATEYHLGLLKAKLAKYRAQLLEPSKSAGAKGEGFDVMKSGDARVALIGFPSVGKSTFLSLMTSTASEAASYEFTTLTCIPGVIEYKGANIQLLDLPGIIEGAAQGKGRGRQVIAVARTADVVIMMLDATKGDVQRELLEKELESVGIRLNRLKPNIYFKPKKGGGLSYNSTVPLTHCSEKLVQLILHEYKIFNAEVLFREDSTPDEFIDVIVGNRVYMPCLYVYNKVDQISIEEVDRLAHRPHSVVISCGMKLNLDYLLETLWEYLALICIYTKKRGERPDFGDAIIMRRGASVEHVCHRIHRTLQNQFKYALVWGTSTKYSPQRVGLTHIMEHEDVIQIVKK, encoded by the exons CCACGGAATACCATCTGGGTTTGCTCAAGGCCAAGCTAGCCAAATACAGAGCGCAACTCCTGGAGCCCTCCAAGTCAGCGGGGGCCAAAGGCGAGGGCTTTGATGTTATGAAATCAGGAGATGCTCGTGTCGCTCTAATCGGTTTCCCCTCTGTGGGTAAG TCCACCTTCCTTAGTTTGATGACGTCAACAGCCAGTGAAGCTGCGTCCTATGAGTTCACCACTCTCACCTGCATACCTGGTGTCATAGag TACAAAGGGGCCAACATCCAGCTGCTGGATCTGCCAGGAATCATTGAGGGTGCTGCCCAAG GTAAGGGCAGAGGTCGACAGGTCATTGCTGTTGCCAGGACAGCAGACGTCGTCATCATGATGTTGGATGCCACCAAAGGAGATGTTCAGAG AGAGCTTCTAGAAAAAGAGTTGGAGTCAGTGGGCATCAGACTCAACAGGTTGAAACCAAATATTTATTTCAAG cccaAGAAAGGTGGCGGCCTCTCCTACAACTCCACAGTTCCTCTCACCCACTGCTCAGAGAAGCTGGTCCAGCTCATCCTTCACGAATACA AAATCTTTAATGCAGAAGTCCTCTTCAGGGAGGACAGCACACCAGACGAGTTCATCGACGTCATCGTGGGGAACAGAGTTTACATGCCTTGCCTTTAT GTGTACAATAAGGTGGATCAAATCTCTATCGAGGAGGTGGACCGTCTGGCTCACAGACCTCACAGTGTTGTCATCAG TTGTGGGATGAAGTTGAATCTGGATTACCTCCTGGAGACATTGTGGGAATACCTGGCTCTGATTTGCATTTACacgaagaaaagaggag AGCGCCCAGATTTTGGTGATGCAATCATTATGAGAAGAGGAGCATCTGTAGAACATGTG TGCCATCGAATCCACAGAACCTTACAGAACCAGTTCAAATATGCCCTGGTTTGG GGAACCAGTACCAAGTACAGCCCTCAGAGGGTCGGCCTAACGCACATCATGGAGCACGAGGACGTCATCCAGATCGTTAAGAAGTAA